A stretch of the Engraulis encrasicolus isolate BLACKSEA-1 chromosome 19, IST_EnEncr_1.0, whole genome shotgun sequence genome encodes the following:
- the bend3 gene encoding BEN domain-containing protein 3 encodes MNVTKHEENAARDMLDIGGKPSKEIKKEEDSVALQACHETPEATVGKSPGAATDGTTKSPASQHSPEDMSLTADPPISRKRIRLSSEASSTEHVQDGCEESTRSRRHSITSDKDTSQEKTISSYRKPLYSISHRITEKKAVSNLDQHGPQEPGVRLNNILFPKLCNSGQINRCEPSLNQGGSASVASAEPNLYPLIEKMFFILNTLNSSMTQLHSKVDLLSLEVTRIKKQIKPSETAMEFQPPPEYQLTSDELAQLMEQTSTAGELGCRLLVQLFPELFTAKDCIHGCSACGVAEKRTLDSLHLQLIRNYVEVCYPLVKNSNIWQSECLIQINDFFNHFWAQKDMENGQPQHDKQTPVGLSFEMDQSQPSHFINEDGLDERLSIDSGGDDSSGHLNMSSDPVLDSQEVAEDLDDLSSPDDFVILLLNRLFPEIFEEGKLPEGYSGCNSIGKLLLESERLEIIRKYMETNFPDIPEDTWLQICIQRMEEALEAIPGNGNDLDTLQDESFDANLPDDVSIVKISDLCDYDRPNRRTKKTWLVPFNFDSLEVPAPDFDVSQEYLLTKEQLKNNYDCSLSIGNFASRLLVLMFPELFTYENARKHYNCSGTLGKKQLDPVRIRLIRHYVQLLYPQAKNDRVWTLEFVDKLDERCRRRDTEQRRSYQQQRKVYVPKSEQDFVTVSQISQLTSDRLREDYEMPPLPPEKSSKDFCKIPLEELIVPPPDFPVPSVYLLSDSEVREIVQQSLSVGNFAARLLVRLFPELFTQENLRLQYNHSGACNKKQLDPVRLRLIRHYVEAVYPVEKMEEVWHYECVPSIDERCRRPNRKKCDILKKAKRSSTVSYS; translated from the exons ATGAATGTCACCAAGCATGAAGAAAATGCAGCGAGAGATATGCTTGACATAG GGGGGAAACCATcaaaagaaatcaagaaagagGAAGATTCAGTCGCACTGCAGGCCTGTCATGAGACTCCAGAAGCAACTGTGGGAAAGTCCCCGGGTGCTGCCACTGACGGCACCACTAAGTCCCCTGCATCACAACACAGCCCAGAGGACATGAGTCTCACTGCAGACCCACCCATCAGTAGAAAGAGGATCAGACTCTCCAGTGAG GCTTCCAGTACTGAACATGTGCAGGACGGGTGTGAAGAATCCACAAGGTCACGCCGTCATAGCATTACATCTGACAAGGACACCTCTCAGGAAAAGACCATCTCGTCCTACAGGAAGCCTCTGTACAGCATCTCCCATCGCATCACAGAGAAGAAGGCCGTTTCCAATCTAGACCAGCACGGACCGCAAGAGCCAGGGGTTCGGCTGAACAACATCCTATTCCCCAAGCTGTGCAACTCGGGGCAGATTAACCGATGCGAGCCGAGTCTCAATCAAGGCGGTTCGGCTTCCGTAGCCTCGGCCGAACCGAACCTTTACCCTTTGATTGAGAAAATGTTCTTCATTCTCAACACGTTGAATTCGAGCATGACTCAGCTGCACAGCAAAGTGGACCTGCTGTCTCTTGAGGTTACGCGCATTAAGAAGCAAATAAAGCCTTCAGAAACGGCCATGGAGTTCCAGCCCCCGCCAGAGTATCAGCTAACGAGCGACGAGCTGGCTCAGCTAATGGAACAGACGTCAACTGCAGGGGAGCTCGGGTGCAGGCTGCTGGTCCAGCTGTTTCCTGAGCTGTTTACGGCCAAGGATTgcatccatggctgcagtgcctgtGGCGTTGCCGAAAAACGGACTCTCGACTCACTTCACCTTCAGCTGATTCGCAATTATGTGGAGGTCTGCTACCCGCTGGTGAAGAACAGCAACATTTGGCAGAGTGAGTGCCTGATACAAATTAATGATTTTTTCAATCATTTCTGGGCCCAAAAGGACATGGAAAATGGTCAGCCACAGCATGACAAACAAACTCCAGTTGGCCTTAGTTTTGAGATGGACCAGAGTCAGCCCTCCCATTTCATCAATGAGGATGGGCTGGACGAGAGGCTTTCGATCGACTCCGGAGGTGACGACAGCAGTGGTCACCTGAACATGTCATCAGATCCCGTGTTGGACTCCCAGGAAGTGGCGGAGGATCTTGACGATCTCTCCTCCCCTGATGACTTTGTGATTTTGTTGTTGAATAGACTTTTCCCAGAGATCTTTGAGGAGGGGAAATTGCCCGAGGGATACAGCGGCTGTAACAGTATAGGAAAGCTCTTACTAGAGTCTGAAAGACTAGAGATCATTCGTAAGTATATGGAAACCAATTTTCCTGATATCCCAGAAGACACCTGGCTGCAGATCTGTATTCAGCGCATGGAAGAAGCACTGGAGGCAATTCCAGGAAATGGAAATGACCTGGATACCTTGCAAGATGAAAGCTTTGACGCAAATCTTCCAGATGATGTTTCCATTGTTAAAATCAGTGACCTTTGTGATTACGATCGTCCAAACCGCAGGACTAAAAAAACGTGGTTGGTCCCCTTCAATTTCGACAGCCTTGAGGTTCCTGCACCTGATTTCGATGTTTCCCAGGAGTATCTCCTCACAAAGGAGCAGCTGAAGAATAACTATGACTGTAGTTTGTCCATTGGGAACTTTGCCTCCCGTCTGCTTGTTCTAATGTTTCCAGAGTTATTCACATATGAAAATGCACGAAAGCATTACAACTGCAGTGGCACGTTAGGCAAGAAACAGCTCGATCCAGTCAGGATCAGATTGATCCGTCATTACGTTCAGCTGTTGTATCCCCAAGCCAAGAACGATCGAGTGTGGACCCTTGAGTTTGTGGACAAGTTGGACGAGCGGTGCAGGCGGAGAGACACGGAGCAGCGCCGCTCCTACCAACAGCAACGTAAAGTCTACGTCCCAAAGTCAGAGCAAGACTTTGTGACCGTCAGCCAAATAAGCCAACTGACCTCGGATCGGCTGAGGGAGGACTATGAAATGCCACCCCTTCCGCCTGAAAAAAGTAGCAAAGACTTTTGCAAGATTCCCCTGGAGGAGCTCATTGTGCCTCCCCCAGACTTTCCTGTGCCTTCTGTGTACCTGCTGTCAGACTCTGAGGTGAGGGAGATCGTCCAGCAGAGTCTCTCAGTAGGGAACTTTGCCGCCCGCTTACTGGTGCGTCTCTTCCCAGAGCTCTTCACCCAGGAGAACCTGCGGCTTCAGTACAATCACTCCGGCGCCTGCAACAAAAAGCAGCTGGACCCAGTCCGCCTGCGCCTGATTCGCCATTACGTGGAGGCCGTCTATCCagtggagaagatggaggaggtgtGGCACTATGAGTGCGTGCCGAGCATCGACGAGCGCTGTAGGCGGCCAAATCGGAAAAAGTGTGACATTCTGAAGAAGGCCAAGAGGTCGAGCACTGTGTCATACTCCTAA
- the mtres1 gene encoding mitochondrial transcription rescue factor 1 isoform X2 has protein sequence MQSLLPALTLRQLGRLNSVQLLSTGHGPVWSSWCPRTLHARQLWGSVGPMTLRTQAFPAVRECTSGWSIHQARYKSSRKNSQKKVQTQQEEEDTDDEEDASDYEDELQDDPGLPKDYKDTEKNVQSFRYDLILKSGLDMARNKVEDAFYGNKLLLNGLKLIKKSKTVKVGDTLDLILSEDKELNSVNLRRVIFKKVVGETRDSEKYKVILRTWKNLQLPTKDVFKN, from the exons ATGCAGAGTTTGTTGCCCGCATTGACTTTGAGGCAGCTGGGACGCCTGAACTCCGTGCAGCTGTTGTCCACGGGCCATGGACCAGTTTGGAGCTCGTGGTGCCCTCGGACATTGCATGCACGTCAACTGTGGGGCTCGGTTGGCCCCATGACGCTTAGAACACAAGCTTTCCCGGCAGTGAGGGAATGTACCTCTGGCTGGTCCATACATCAAGCAAGGTACAAAAGCAGCAGAAAAAACAGCCAGAAAAAAGTTCAAAcgcagcaggaagaggaggataccGACGACGAGGAAGATGCTAGCGACTACGAGGACGAGCTTCAGGATGACCCAGGGTTACCAAAGGACTACAAAGACACTGAGAAAAATGTGCAGTCCTTTCGATATGACCTCATTCTGAAATCTGGCCTGGACATGGCACGAAA CAAAGTAGAGGATGCCTTCTATGGGAACAAGCTGCTGTTAAATGGCCTGAAACTAATTAAGAAGAGCAAAACA GTGAAAGTAGGAGATACTTTGGACCTTATACTGAGTGAGGACAAAGAACTGAACTCTGTCAACCTAAGAAGAGTCATCTTCAAAAAAGTTGTAGGAGAAACAAGAGATTCTGAGAAATATAAGGTCATCCTGAGGACGTGGAAAAATCTCCAGTTACCCACCAAAGATGTTTTCAAGAATTGA
- the mtres1 gene encoding mitochondrial transcription rescue factor 1 isoform X1 codes for MSSTTACGDTMQSLLPALTLRQLGRLNSVQLLSTGHGPVWSSWCPRTLHARQLWGSVGPMTLRTQAFPAVRECTSGWSIHQARYKSSRKNSQKKVQTQQEEEDTDDEEDASDYEDELQDDPGLPKDYKDTEKNVQSFRYDLILKSGLDMARNKVEDAFYGNKLLLNGLKLIKKSKTVKVGDTLDLILSEDKELNSVNLRRVIFKKVVGETRDSEKYKVILRTWKNLQLPTKDVFKN; via the exons ATGTCTTCGACGACAGCTTGCGGCGACACCATGCAGAGTTTGTTGCCCGCATTGACTTTGAGGCAGCTGGGACGCCTGAACTCCGTGCAGCTGTTGTCCACGGGCCATGGACCAGTTTGGAGCTCGTGGTGCCCTCGGACATTGCATGCACGTCAACTGTGGGGCTCGGTTGGCCCCATGACGCTTAGAACACAAGCTTTCCCGGCAGTGAGGGAATGTACCTCTGGCTGGTCCATACATCAAGCAAGGTACAAAAGCAGCAGAAAAAACAGCCAGAAAAAAGTTCAAAcgcagcaggaagaggaggataccGACGACGAGGAAGATGCTAGCGACTACGAGGACGAGCTTCAGGATGACCCAGGGTTACCAAAGGACTACAAAGACACTGAGAAAAATGTGCAGTCCTTTCGATATGACCTCATTCTGAAATCTGGCCTGGACATGGCACGAAA CAAAGTAGAGGATGCCTTCTATGGGAACAAGCTGCTGTTAAATGGCCTGAAACTAATTAAGAAGAGCAAAACA GTGAAAGTAGGAGATACTTTGGACCTTATACTGAGTGAGGACAAAGAACTGAACTCTGTCAACCTAAGAAGAGTCATCTTCAAAAAAGTTGTAGGAGAAACAAGAGATTCTGAGAAATATAAGGTCATCCTGAGGACGTGGAAAAATCTCCAGTTACCCACCAAAGATGTTTTCAAGAATTGA